Proteins from a genomic interval of Acidimicrobiia bacterium:
- a CDS encoding copper chaperone PCu(A)C, with protein MQKLNIGNANLEMLGKSVAVLAALVLLMAAVSACGSSDESGETTFSVTNAVVPVAAGANTALYFELTNTGSKTDSLIEARTDVAKEVEIHQSSQDSSGMMKMQEQDEVKVDPGETVDFEPGGYHIMLLEADELTEGDTVEVELLFKNSPALTVEATVVTYADVAH; from the coding sequence ATGCAAAAACTAAACATCGGCAACGCCAACTTGGAAATGCTGGGCAAATCGGTGGCCGTACTAGCAGCGTTGGTGCTTCTCATGGCCGCGGTTTCGGCTTGTGGCAGTAGCGACGAGTCGGGTGAAACAACTTTCAGCGTGACCAATGCTGTGGTGCCAGTGGCGGCCGGTGCGAATACGGCGTTGTATTTCGAGTTGACCAACACCGGGTCAAAAACAGACTCCTTGATAGAAGCCCGAACCGACGTTGCGAAAGAAGTAGAAATCCACCAAAGCTCGCAAGACTCTTCCGGCATGATGAAGATGCAAGAGCAAGACGAGGTGAAGGTTGATCCAGGCGAAACCGTCGATTTCGAACCTGGTGGGTACCACATCATGCTCTTAGAAGCTGACGAGCTAACCGAAGGCGACACGGTTGAGGTTGAGCTTCTCTTTAAGAACAGTCCGGCGCTAACGGTCGAAGCCACGGTGGTTACCTACGCTGATGTGGCGCATTAG
- a CDS encoding SCO family protein — protein MGRKSKLIAALLLGVAMLSAACSSNNQSTNNAAGDDSVPHITEGSVFAGREMPEPSPKPEIVLTDTNGDPFDLVAETEGTVTFLYFGYTFCPDICPVHMAQLSEILAQPDSTKNVRVVFVTVDPDRDTPEVLRSYLDKFDRSFIGLTGTPEEIEQAQIMAGVMPAVLDEPNPNDPDDYTVGHAAQVIAYAPNGLNYTQYPFGTRQSQFAHDLPILLKLRDLDDTPEA, from the coding sequence TTGGGTCGTAAAAGTAAACTCATCGCAGCGCTGCTCCTAGGCGTGGCCATGCTTAGCGCAGCTTGCAGCTCGAACAACCAGAGCACCAACAATGCTGCTGGCGATGACTCGGTACCTCACATCACCGAAGGTTCAGTATTTGCAGGCCGTGAAATGCCTGAACCGTCACCTAAACCAGAAATTGTGCTTACCGATACCAACGGTGACCCCTTCGATTTGGTGGCGGAAACTGAAGGTACCGTTACCTTCCTTTATTTCGGCTACACGTTCTGTCCCGATATCTGCCCGGTACATATGGCCCAGCTTTCTGAGATATTGGCACAGCCCGATTCAACCAAAAACGTGCGGGTAGTGTTCGTAACAGTTGATCCAGATCGTGATACGCCGGAAGTATTGCGTAGCTACCTCGACAAGTTCGACCGTTCTTTCATTGGTTTAACAGGAACGCCCGAGGAAATTGAGCAAGCCCAAATTATGGCTGGTGTTATGCCCGCGGTGCTTGATGAACCCAACCCCAACGACCCCGACGACTACACCGTAGGCCACGCCGCACAGGTCATTGCTTATGCTCCAAACGGTTTGAACTACACCCAATACCCATTTGGAACCCGGCAAAGCCAGTTCGCCCACGACCTGCCAATTCTGCTGAAGCTCCGCGATCTTGATGACACCCCCGAGGCCTAA
- a CDS encoding NUDIX domain-containing protein, whose translation MEDDGWRGRRAARVVVLNPDRKILLLSAFDPGNRAKPPWWEIPGGGQDPGESSDVAAARELYEETGITEAEMGPCIWTQHARFQFGGYTFDQKERIHVAWCGYEEKIVPAHLEALEALAFTGSRWWSLDELLASDVPTLPVNLREFLPDIVEGKLPDPPLDITVVPTP comes from the coding sequence GTGGAAGACGATGGTTGGCGTGGCAGGCGAGCGGCCCGGGTTGTGGTGCTCAATCCCGACCGCAAGATTTTGCTACTCAGTGCATTTGACCCCGGCAACCGGGCCAAGCCGCCATGGTGGGAAATCCCCGGAGGAGGCCAGGACCCTGGTGAAAGTAGCGATGTTGCGGCAGCGCGAGAGCTATACGAAGAAACTGGTATCACCGAAGCTGAGATGGGGCCCTGTATTTGGACCCAACACGCTCGATTCCAATTCGGTGGTTATACCTTCGACCAAAAAGAACGGATCCACGTTGCCTGGTGCGGCTATGAAGAAAAAATCGTGCCAGCTCACTTAGAAGCACTGGAAGCCTTAGCTTTCACCGGCTCACGATGGTGGAGTTTGGATGAGTTATTGGCCAGTGATGTTCCAACACTGCCGGTAAACTTGAGGGAGTTTTTACCAGATATTGTGGAAGGAAAACTGCCGGATCCGCCTCTGGATATAACGGTTGTGCCCACTCCCTGA
- a CDS encoding MBL fold metallo-hydrolase: MGISFNRELDFEYGRVDQVSPLIRRVIANNPGGFTFMGTGTYIVGHGNVAVIDPGPNDAEHLAALRQALEGETVTHILITHTHSDHSPAAAPLKEETGAPTYGFGPHPSGDIPIYSASERAALAEAAAEAEKTGKTPPPKEGSDRDFVPDVVVHDGDIIVGQGWSLEALHTPGHISNHLCFALEKEKTLFSGDHVMGWSTSVISAPDGNLTDYMANLRRLLERDDEVYWPTHGAAITDPHPYVRSLIEHREERTRQILARLEAGDTTIDQIVAVLYADVDKKLHPAAGRSVLAHLIALANQGRVKAPVQNEWLDGQWHLL, translated from the coding sequence ATGGGGATTTCGTTTAATCGTGAGCTCGATTTTGAATACGGCCGAGTTGATCAGGTTTCACCACTGATCCGAAGAGTCATAGCCAATAATCCAGGTGGCTTCACCTTTATGGGAACCGGCACGTACATAGTTGGCCATGGCAACGTTGCGGTAATCGATCCGGGACCAAACGATGCCGAACATTTAGCAGCGCTGCGCCAAGCCCTAGAAGGCGAAACGGTTACTCATATTCTGATCACTCACACCCATAGTGATCATTCTCCGGCTGCCGCACCCTTAAAGGAAGAAACCGGCGCGCCTACCTATGGTTTCGGACCGCACCCCAGTGGTGATATCCCAATTTACTCGGCGAGTGAGCGGGCGGCATTAGCCGAGGCGGCTGCCGAAGCTGAAAAAACCGGTAAGACACCGCCACCCAAAGAAGGCTCTGACCGCGATTTTGTGCCTGATGTTGTGGTTCACGATGGTGACATCATTGTGGGTCAAGGCTGGAGCTTGGAAGCCCTTCACACCCCCGGCCATATATCAAACCATCTGTGTTTCGCCCTGGAAAAAGAAAAAACGTTGTTCAGTGGCGACCATGTTATGGGCTGGTCAACCTCAGTTATTAGCGCTCCCGACGGCAATCTAACCGACTACATGGCTAATCTGCGTCGCCTCCTCGAGCGCGATGACGAAGTGTATTGGCCCACCCACGGAGCTGCCATAACCGACCCTCATCCATATGTTCGTTCGCTGATCGAGCATCGAGAAGAACGTACCCGCCAAATTTTGGCTCGTTTAGAAGCTGGTGACACCACCATCGATCAGATCGTGGCCGTCCTCTATGCCGATGTCGATAAGAAACTTCATCCTGCCGCTGGCCGATCAGTTTTGGCGCATCTCATTGCTTTGGCCAACCAGGGGCGTGTTAAAGCACCAGTTCAAAACGAATGGCTAGACGGCCAGTGGCATTTGCTATGA
- a CDS encoding AMP-binding protein translates to MAQMPIGDVFRFWAEQDPDRASITHEERTVSRAELDQRTNRLARAYQAMGVEHDDLVTVGLPNGIEFYEACIAIWKLGATPQPVSARLPFREREAIVELVDPPIVVGVEPETHGTRLCIPPGYEADPGLDDSPLPSKVASALKAPTSGGSTGRPKIIVAGQPGLVDPEAPRGFGQELNGVQLVPGPLYHNAPFIFSMGGLFTGNHLVVMTRFDASKTLELVEQHGVTWMLLVPTMMHRIWRLDEEEKFGRDLSTLKGILHLGAPCPMWLKHEWINWLGPERVWELYAGTEAQGVTIISGEEWLAHPGSVGQVKDGSMKICDAEGNELPAGEVGELWMHTPPDVPRTYRYIGAEPRTSGDWESLGDMGSIDADGYLYLADRMADMIISGGSNIYPAEVEAALDEHPEVRSCAVIGLPDDDLGHLVHAVVQIDPAIEAIDEAELRNFLGERLVSYKIPRSFEWVHEPVRDDAGKVRRSSLRSERSR, encoded by the coding sequence ATGGCGCAAATGCCAATCGGCGACGTATTCCGTTTTTGGGCCGAACAAGACCCCGACCGTGCTTCGATCACCCACGAGGAACGCACTGTCAGCCGAGCGGAACTCGACCAACGCACCAATCGGTTGGCTCGCGCTTATCAGGCGATGGGGGTCGAACACGACGACTTGGTGACGGTGGGATTGCCGAATGGGATTGAATTTTATGAGGCATGTATCGCGATTTGGAAGCTTGGAGCGACCCCGCAACCAGTGTCGGCTCGGCTTCCTTTTAGAGAACGCGAAGCGATAGTTGAGCTGGTCGACCCGCCAATAGTGGTGGGAGTGGAACCCGAAACTCATGGCACGCGCTTATGTATTCCGCCGGGTTATGAAGCCGACCCTGGCCTCGATGATTCGCCGTTGCCTTCCAAAGTAGCTTCGGCCTTGAAGGCACCAACTTCGGGTGGCAGTACTGGCCGACCCAAAATCATTGTGGCCGGACAGCCCGGTTTGGTAGACCCCGAAGCGCCCCGCGGTTTTGGCCAAGAACTCAATGGCGTGCAACTAGTACCAGGGCCGCTATATCACAACGCGCCGTTTATTTTTTCGATGGGTGGGCTTTTCACTGGAAACCATTTGGTGGTGATGACCCGATTCGACGCCAGTAAAACCTTAGAGCTGGTTGAGCAGCACGGCGTAACTTGGATGCTGTTAGTGCCAACCATGATGCACCGTATTTGGCGACTCGACGAGGAAGAAAAATTTGGCCGAGACCTTTCAACTTTAAAAGGTATTTTGCACCTCGGTGCTCCTTGTCCCATGTGGTTGAAACACGAATGGATCAACTGGCTGGGACCGGAACGAGTTTGGGAGCTATACGCCGGTACTGAAGCCCAGGGCGTAACCATAATCAGCGGGGAAGAATGGTTGGCGCACCCCGGTTCGGTGGGGCAGGTTAAAGACGGCTCCATGAAGATTTGCGATGCTGAAGGAAACGAACTCCCCGCTGGCGAAGTGGGCGAGCTGTGGATGCACACTCCACCTGATGTTCCCCGTACCTACCGTTACATCGGGGCTGAGCCTCGTACAAGTGGTGATTGGGAATCCTTAGGCGACATGGGTTCGATCGATGCTGATGGATACCTGTATCTGGCTGATCGTATGGCTGACATGATTATCTCAGGCGGTTCCAACATCTATCCGGCTGAGGTTGAAGCGGCTCTTGATGAACACCCCGAGGTGCGTTCTTGTGCGGTGATCGGTTTACCCGATGATGATTTGGGCCATTTGGTGCATGCCGTGGTGCAAATTGACCCGGCCATTGAAGCGATTGATGAGGCTGAGCTAAGAAACTTCCTCGGTGAACGTTTGGTGTCCTACAAGATTCCCCGATCTTTCGAATGGGTACATGAACCAGTGCGAGATGACGCTGGCAAAGTTAGGCGCTCATCGTTGCGGTCGGAACGCTCGCGCTAG
- a CDS encoding LysM peptidoglycan-binding domain-containing protein encodes MTVFLGPKRRQRISTFLLMFMLLAVPSACGEFELVSITPTSTTLGDPDEIEEYPGENTVETVETTTTTLRPARYTVESGDSLSGISAKFGVSVDALVKANNLPNADAITVGETLVIPDPFAAVTPPWVINGIDHAGRDR; translated from the coding sequence ATGACAGTTTTCTTGGGACCAAAACGGAGGCAACGCATAAGCACCTTTTTGTTGATGTTCATGTTGTTGGCGGTTCCCAGTGCTTGCGGCGAATTCGAGCTCGTATCGATCACTCCAACTTCAACCACCCTCGGTGATCCTGATGAGATTGAGGAATACCCAGGTGAAAACACGGTAGAAACGGTTGAAACTACGACCACCACCTTGCGACCAGCGCGTTACACCGTTGAATCTGGCGACAGCCTAAGCGGGATTAGCGCCAAATTCGGGGTGTCGGTGGATGCCCTGGTTAAGGCCAACAACCTACCCAATGCCGACGCCATCACCGTGGGTGAAACCTTGGTGATCCCCGACCCCTTCGCGGCGGTCACACCGCCGTGGGTCATAAATGGGATTGACCATGCTGGTCGTGATCGTTGA
- a CDS encoding cytochrome c — protein sequence MWRISVAFLTAVAGTVLLVSACSTTGKSAEAKAADRGEALVREFGCAGCHAKDETDGLGPGWGNIWGTERALENGRSVLVDREYLRRSVADPGAEIVQGFMPRMPLFPLSDEELDDISVYLQYVTGGKP from the coding sequence ATGTGGCGCATTAGCGTTGCGTTTTTGACGGCCGTAGCTGGTACCGTGCTGCTTGTAAGTGCTTGCAGCACCACAGGAAAATCAGCCGAGGCCAAAGCCGCCGATCGAGGCGAGGCACTAGTCCGAGAATTTGGCTGCGCAGGCTGTCATGCCAAAGATGAAACTGATGGCCTCGGCCCAGGTTGGGGCAACATTTGGGGAACCGAACGGGCCCTTGAAAATGGTCGAAGCGTGCTTGTAGATCGAGAATACCTGCGCCGTTCAGTGGCTGACCCGGGGGCTGAAATTGTTCAAGGGTTCATGCCTCGGATGCCTTTGTTCCCGCTCTCGGATGAAGAACTCGACGACATAAGCGTCTATCTTCAATATGTAACAGGAGGTAAGCCAT
- a CDS encoding universal stress protein — MFDEVIVPIDGSDWADRSLLPAVQVARLHQARLVLMQAAHPDLAAHAEQELADRALQSRFEDPKLVVDTMRGPVAALAELVQNPRSLVCMTTHGRSGLGRVLFGSVAEEALREVDAPFLLVGPKTYLLGGVAGPVLVGLDGSKRAEAILPAALSWARTSQSPLWLVSVVTRGDATALAQHGEDIDEGAYLERLASHLAPEDVDVQWEVLRGEDPATALVDFATEANMRVIALATHGRSGLARVAMGSIATRTVHNHSGFVLAVRSSHNS, encoded by the coding sequence ATGTTTGACGAGGTAATCGTTCCAATTGACGGCTCTGACTGGGCCGATCGTTCTTTACTGCCCGCCGTGCAGGTGGCTCGATTACACCAGGCCAGGTTGGTCTTAATGCAAGCCGCACATCCCGACTTGGCGGCGCACGCGGAACAAGAACTAGCCGATCGCGCCCTACAGTCTCGTTTCGAGGACCCGAAACTGGTGGTAGACACCATGCGAGGGCCGGTAGCAGCGCTGGCGGAGCTAGTGCAGAACCCTCGGTCGTTGGTGTGTATGACCACCCACGGTCGTAGCGGATTAGGCCGAGTGTTATTTGGTTCGGTGGCCGAAGAAGCCCTTCGTGAAGTTGATGCCCCGTTTCTTTTAGTCGGGCCAAAAACCTATTTGCTCGGCGGAGTTGCCGGGCCGGTTTTGGTTGGCCTTGATGGCAGCAAAAGAGCCGAAGCCATCTTGCCCGCTGCTCTAAGCTGGGCACGTACCAGCCAGTCGCCGTTGTGGCTAGTGTCGGTGGTAACTCGAGGTGATGCCACGGCTTTGGCGCAACATGGTGAAGATATTGACGAAGGCGCCTACCTTGAGCGTCTGGCCAGCCATTTGGCACCCGAAGATGTTGATGTCCAGTGGGAAGTGCTCCGAGGGGAAGACCCGGCAACCGCGTTGGTCGACTTTGCCACTGAAGCGAACATGAGAGTTATTGCTTTAGCAACGCATGGACGTTCGGGTTTAGCCAGGGTTGCTATGGGCAGCATTGCCACACGAACGGTGCACAACCATTCGGGTTTTGTGCTCGCGGTTAGAAGCTCGCACAACTCATAG